Within Nocardia terpenica, the genomic segment ATATGACGAGTTGCCGGCCGACAACGCCGAAACACTGGGGAACTGGTTCCGCGATGCCGCCGACAGCGGATCGCTCGAGCGCTACCTGGAAACCTTCGCCCACACCGTCGCGGTGATGCAGACCCCGGAGGGGCTGCGGCGGGTGGCCCGCGAATGTGCGGAAGACCTGGCCGCCGACGGGGTGGTGTACGCCGAGGTGCGGTTCGCCCCCGAACAGCACCTCGAGCGCGGCCTCACCCTGGACGAGGTGGTCGAGCACACGCTCGCCGGCTTCCGCGAGGGCGAGGAGACCGCCGCCGCGGCGGGCAATCCCATCCGGGTGACCTGCCTGCTGACCGCCATGCGGCACGCCGCGCGTTCGCGGGAGATCGCCGAACTGGCCGTGCGTTTCCGCCACCGCGGGGTCGGCGGTTTCGACATCGCCGGCGCCGAGGCCGGTTTCCCTCCCACCCGGCACCTGGACGCGTTCGAGTACGTGCGCGCCAATCTCGGGTTCTTCACCATCCACGCGGGTGAGGCGTTCGGCCTGCCCTCCATCCACGAGGCGCTGGCCTTCTGCGGCTGCGACCGGCTCGGCCACGGCGTGCGCATCACCGACGACATCTTCGACTCCGACACCGAGCCACGGCTCGGCCTCGTGGCGAACTACGTGCGGGACAAGCGGATTCCGCTGGAGCTGTGTCCGTCGTCGAATGTGCAGACCGGCGCGGTGCCCTCGCTCGACAAGCACCCGTTCGACCTGCTGGCCCGACTGCGCTTCCGGGTCACCGTCAACACCGACAACCGGTTGATGAGCGACACCGACATGAGCCGCGAAATGCTGAAACTGGTGGAGACCTTCGGCTACGGCTGGAGCGACCTGGAGCGGTTCACCATCAATGCGATGAAGTCGGCGTTCATTCCGTTCCCGGATCGGTTGCGGCTCATCGATGAAGTCATCAAGCCGGGTTACGCGGTGCTGATCGGCTAGGACGACCATGGTGATTCCGGCGTGCTTTTGGCCGGAATCTTGCGGTAGATCCCGGCCAAACGCACGCCGGGATCATGGAGGTGAGCGCGCCGGGATCATGGAGGGTGGGTGCGCCGGGATCACGGAGGTGGGCGCGCCGGGATCGCTCCTCGCATAACGATGCACCCCGTCCGAATGGGCGGGGTGCATCTGCGCTTGCGACTCAGCCCTTTTGGAGCCTGGCTTCGAATGCCTGCTCCAGCGCGCGCCAGCTCTCGGCCTCGGCGGTGAAGGGCGGGCTGGGGGCCAGGCGGCTGGGGTCGGGCTCGAGGAGGTAGGAGACGTACCAGCCGAGGGGGGTGGATTTGGCCAGGGACTGCTCCACGGTGTCGTCTTCCGCGTAATCGGCGGCGTCGGTAAACAATTCGACCGCCAGGTCGAGCTGTTCGATGTCGACCGACTTCGGGCCCTCGGCCAGGTCGTCGGCCAGGCCGGGCAGCACGTAGACGTTCTCGTCGTCGACCTCGACCTCGAGCGAGCCGTCCACGGCCGCGGTCTGCACGCTGGCGTAGGTGCTGACCCGCGCCAGATCGTGCTCGTGCTCGTCGGCCAGGTAGCGGGCCAGGGCGCGCTCGGAGGTGAACACGGTGATCGTGCCCCCGCTGCCCAGGAAGATCGGCTCGTCGTCGAGATAGCAGCGGAGGGTGAAGAAGGTGCCCTCGGAGGTGACGATCTTGACCGGGTCGATGCCGACCTCGTGCCAGAACGTCTCCTCGACCTCCTCCTCGTCTTCCTCGTCGAGATCGACGGTCTCGAAGTCGTTGTCGTCCTCGGTGTCGGCGGCGTCCTCGGCGTCGACGACATTCTCTTCCGCCGCAAGCAGTTCTGCCTCGGCGACGGCCACCGCGTCGGCGTCGACCTCGGGGCTGTGCACCACCGAGTCGATGGCGTCGACCACCCGGTCCCAGTCCTTGGCGATGGCGTTGCCGATCTGGTCCCATAGTTCCTCGCCCTCGCGCCCGGCGAAGGCGCTCACACCGGCCGGGAGCGCGCCCAGCACCGGGTGCGAGCCGAAGAACTTGGTCACCACGTCGAGCTCGCAGACCTCGCCGATGGTGCGGACCATGCCGAGGGTCTCCTCGAGCTCGGCCAGGGTGTCCGGGTCCGGATCGCCCGCGGCCAGTTCGGGCACGCCGACCAGATCGAACACGTGCTGCTCCTCCGGCTCCAGCTCGGCGGCCGACAGGCCGACCACGACCTTCCAGGCGGGATGGTCCACCAGATCGTTGTCGGTGTCGGTCCGGATGAACGCGGCCAGCTCCGCGACGGACTCGAAACCGTACAGCGCGTCCTCGTGCCCGAGGAATGCCTCCCATTCGTCGTCACCGTCTCGCCAGCGCGGTGCCCACAGGGTGACCAGATCGCCGTCGGTCAGGCCGAGCTCGATCGGGACGATGTCTCCAGAAGCCATGACCGGAAGCCTATCGAGCCGCAGCGTTCGGCACTATTCGGCCCGCCCCCCAACGATTCCCGACGCGGGGTCGACGAACGCGGAGTTCAGCTTCGACACCACCTCCGACCGTTGGGCTCCGGCGTCCTGGGCCGCCTGCTGGCAGGCCCAGATGATGAGCTGCGACACCTCCGACGGTGGCCGCGAGGTGACCGACTCGGCCAGGTCGAGCGCGACCAGGGCGCCGTCGCTGTCCACCTCGACGCGCACCGCGCCGTCCTCGGTGGTGTGCCGGCCGCGCACCTGCTTG encodes:
- a CDS encoding YbaB/EbfC family nucleoid-associated protein, whose amino-acid sequence is MSGEMDALVAAATEKLEALEAALYGLKQVRGRHTTEDGAVRVEVDSDGALVALDLAESVTSRPPSEVSQLIIWACQQAAQDAGAQRSEVVSKLNSAFVDPASGIVGGRAE
- a CDS encoding primosomal protein: MASGDIVPIELGLTDGDLVTLWAPRWRDGDDEWEAFLGHEDALYGFESVAELAAFIRTDTDNDLVDHPAWKVVVGLSAAELEPEEQHVFDLVGVPELAAGDPDPDTLAELEETLGMVRTIGEVCELDVVTKFFGSHPVLGALPAGVSAFAGREGEELWDQIGNAIAKDWDRVVDAIDSVVHSPEVDADAVAVAEAELLAAEENVVDAEDAADTEDDNDFETVDLDEEDEEEVEETFWHEVGIDPVKIVTSEGTFFTLRCYLDDEPIFLGSGGTITVFTSERALARYLADEHEHDLARVSTYASVQTAAVDGSLEVEVDDENVYVLPGLADDLAEGPKSVDIEQLDLAVELFTDAADYAEDDTVEQSLAKSTPLGWYVSYLLEPDPSRLAPSPPFTAEAESWRALEQAFEARLQKG
- a CDS encoding adenosine deaminase, yielding MTGPMPLTLASIRQAPKAVLHDHLDGGLRPATVLELAIECGYDELPADNAETLGNWFRDAADSGSLERYLETFAHTVAVMQTPEGLRRVARECAEDLAADGVVYAEVRFAPEQHLERGLTLDEVVEHTLAGFREGEETAAAAGNPIRVTCLLTAMRHAARSREIAELAVRFRHRGVGGFDIAGAEAGFPPTRHLDAFEYVRANLGFFTIHAGEAFGLPSIHEALAFCGCDRLGHGVRITDDIFDSDTEPRLGLVANYVRDKRIPLELCPSSNVQTGAVPSLDKHPFDLLARLRFRVTVNTDNRLMSDTDMSREMLKLVETFGYGWSDLERFTINAMKSAFIPFPDRLRLIDEVIKPGYAVLIG